The following proteins are encoded in a genomic region of Rattus rattus isolate New Zealand chromosome 2, Rrattus_CSIRO_v1, whole genome shotgun sequence:
- the Ptdss2 gene encoding phosphatidylserine synthase 2 isoform X3: MIRDWWMCMIISVMFEFLEYSLEHQLPNFSECWWDHWIMDVLLCNGLGIYCGMKTLEWLSLKTYKWQGLWNIPTYKGKMKRIAFQFTPYSWVRFEWKPASSLHRWLAVCGIILVFLLAELNTFYLKFVLWMPPEHYLVLLRLVFFVNVGGVAMREIYDFMDELKPHRKLGQQAWLVAAITVTELLIVVKYDPHTLTLSLPFYISQCWTLGSILVLTWTVWRFFLRDITMRYKETRRQKQQSHQARAINNGDGHPGPEDDLPGTGTAEEEGTTNDGVPAEEGPSAAS, encoded by the exons ATGATCCGTGACTGGTGGATGTGTATGATCATCAGTGTGATGTTCGAGTTCCTGGAGTACAGCCTGGAGCACCAGCTACCCAACTTCAGCGAGTGCTGGTGGGACCAT TGGATCATGGACGTACTTCTCTGCAACGGGCTGGGCATCTACTGTGGCATGAAGACCCTCGAGTGGCTGTCCTTGAAGACATATAAGTGGCAGGGCCTCTGGAACATTCCAACCTACAA GGGCAAGATGAAGAGGATTGCCTTTCAGTTCACACCTTACAGCTGGGTACGCTTTGAGTGGAAGCCAGCCTCCAGCCTGCACCGCTGGCTGGCCGTGTGTGGTATCATCCTGGTG TTCCTGCTGGCAGAGCTGAACACATTCTACCTGAAGTTTGTGCTTTGGATGCCCCCTGAACACTATCTGGTCCTTCTGCGTCTGGTCTTCTTCGTGAACGTGGGTGGTGTGGCCATGCGTGAGATCTATGACTTCATGGATGAATT GAAGCCCCACAGGAAGCTGGGCCAGCAGGCCTGGCTGGTGGCAGCCATCACAGTCACAGAGCTGCTCATCGTGGTGAAGTATGACCCGCACACACTCACCCTGTCACTGCCCTTCTACATCTCCCAGTGCTGGACTCTGGGCTCCATCCTGGTGCTTACATGGACTGTCTGGCGCTTCTTCCTgcg GGACATCACCATGAGGTACAAGGAGACCCGGCGACAGAAGCAGCAAAGTCACCAGGCCAGAGCCATCAACAACGGGGATGGGCACCCAGGGCCGGAGGATGACCTGCCAGGGACTGGAACTGCAGAGGAAGAGGGGACCACCAATGATGGTGTACCTGCTGAGGAGGGGCCCTCAGCTGCTTCATGA